One window of Tenacibaculum maritimum NCIMB 2154 genomic DNA carries:
- a CDS encoding HD family phosphohydrolase: protein MNNFINKIYKNNTIVYKGLLFLVTAISIVYLLPKGGQFKYDFNKGKPWQYDNLYATFDFAIQKTSEEIDLEKKEIKENIKQFFEYDLDVFKEVKETFKDRVQLIKLNDELSLKEWNKLTEKGTIIIDKVYDHGFLDVASQQKINNISDIVALRKKNEVEDISYKKLLSTKGVFKIITDNLGDTPYAYGQNQLLNILSEILKPNVSFDSSYTERGLNEALGNISYTKGKVSDGELIILKGDIVEGRKLNILNSLKKESESKVWTEANYNWIVFGYAILVSLALLMLLLFLEKYRKEIFEDNNKVTFIFFNIFLMILIQTMVVKYNASYLYIVPLSILPIILKAFFDARLGLFAHVLTVLLLGFIVPNSFEFIYLHIIAGIVTILTVSELYRRANLFISIGQVTLIYMLTYFAFSIIKEGNASQINFTYFVLFAANGLLSFLSVFFIYFYEKVFGLMSDVTLLELSNTNSRLLRELNEKAPGTFQHSMQVANLAEAAANEIGANSMLVRTGALYHDIGKILNPMYFTENQSTGVNPHNDLSAKDSARIILDHVIKGIELAKKYKLPDRIIDFIRTHHGTSLVYYFYKKEQEENPGEEVDPKKFQYQGPIPFSKETAILMMCDAAEAASKSLKNPTAQSIDNLINKIIEKQKSEAQFVNSDITFREIELIKKVIKKKLMNIYHLRVEYPE, encoded by the coding sequence ATGAATAATTTTATTAATAAAATATATAAAAACAATACAATTGTTTATAAGGGATTATTGTTTTTAGTAACGGCCATTTCTATTGTATATCTATTGCCAAAAGGGGGGCAGTTCAAGTATGATTTTAACAAAGGGAAACCCTGGCAATATGATAATTTATATGCTACTTTTGATTTTGCAATTCAAAAAACAAGCGAAGAAATTGATTTAGAAAAAAAAGAAATCAAAGAAAATATAAAACAATTTTTTGAGTATGACCTAGATGTTTTTAAAGAAGTAAAGGAAACATTTAAAGATCGAGTACAATTAATTAAATTGAATGATGAATTATCTTTAAAAGAATGGAATAAGCTTACAGAAAAAGGAACTATTATTATTGATAAAGTGTACGATCATGGATTTTTAGATGTGGCAAGCCAGCAAAAAATTAATAATATATCAGATATTGTTGCACTTAGGAAAAAGAACGAGGTAGAAGATATATCTTATAAAAAATTACTGAGTACCAAAGGGGTTTTTAAAATTATAACAGACAATTTAGGAGATACTCCGTATGCATACGGGCAAAATCAACTATTGAATATTCTTTCAGAAATACTAAAGCCTAACGTATCATTTGATAGTAGTTACACAGAAAGAGGGCTTAATGAAGCATTGGGTAATATTTCATACACCAAAGGAAAGGTTTCCGATGGAGAGCTTATTATTTTGAAAGGGGATATTGTTGAAGGAAGAAAATTAAACATCTTAAATTCTCTAAAGAAAGAGTCTGAGTCAAAAGTTTGGACAGAAGCAAATTATAATTGGATTGTTTTTGGGTATGCTATTTTAGTTTCCTTAGCGTTATTAATGTTATTGCTTTTTTTAGAGAAATATCGTAAAGAGATCTTTGAAGATAATAATAAAGTTACGTTCATTTTCTTTAATATATTTTTAATGATATTAATACAAACGATGGTAGTAAAATACAATGCATCTTATTTATACATTGTACCGCTGAGCATTTTACCAATTATTTTAAAGGCGTTTTTTGATGCTCGTTTAGGATTGTTTGCTCATGTACTCACAGTATTGTTATTAGGATTTATAGTACCTAATAGCTTTGAGTTTATTTATTTGCATATTATAGCAGGAATTGTTACTATTTTAACAGTATCAGAATTGTATAGAAGAGCAAATTTATTCATATCTATAGGGCAAGTAACATTAATATATATGTTAACTTATTTTGCTTTTTCTATTATTAAAGAAGGAAATGCATCACAAATTAACTTTACTTATTTTGTGCTATTTGCAGCGAATGGTTTACTCTCATTTTTATCCGTATTTTTTATTTATTTTTATGAGAAGGTATTCGGATTGATGTCTGATGTAACCTTATTAGAATTGTCTAATACCAATTCTAGATTGCTAAGAGAGTTAAATGAGAAAGCACCAGGAACATTTCAGCATTCTATGCAAGTAGCAAATTTAGCAGAAGCGGCAGCCAATGAAATAGGAGCAAACTCTATGCTAGTTCGTACTGGAGCATTGTATCATGATATAGGAAAAATTTTAAATCCTATGTATTTTACAGAAAACCAATCTACAGGAGTAAATCCTCATAATGATCTTTCAGCAAAAGATAGCGCTCGCATTATCTTAGATCACGTTATTAAGGGAATTGAATTAGCAAAAAAGTATAAGTTACCAGATAGAATTATAGATTTTATAAGAACTCATCATGGAACAAGTTTGGTCTATTATTTTTATAAGAAAGAGCAAGAAGAAAACCCAGGAGAAGAAGTAGATCCTAAAAAATTTCAGTACCAAGGACCTATTCCTTTCTCAAAAGAGACAGCTATTTTAATGATGTGTGATGCAGCAGAGGCTGCTTCTAAAAGTTTAAAAAATCCAACGGCGCAATCCATAGACAACTTAATTAATAAAATCATAGAGAAGCAAAAATCAGAAGCTCAATTCGTAAATTCGGATATAACATTTAGAGAAATAGAGTTGATTAAAAAAGTGATCAAAAAAAAATTAATGAATATCTATCACCTAAGAGTCGAGTATCCAGAATGA